A region from the Lytechinus variegatus isolate NC3 chromosome 6, Lvar_3.0, whole genome shotgun sequence genome encodes:
- the LOC121417890 gene encoding uncharacterized protein LOC121417890: MAGNFTPDQQCEGKECQSMTDVTYYVEEKKRLCDNCASKEGCITRVKRGETNIHCEEHDEKVKLYCKSHAKALCAFCVVDHLDPCVRQNMDVAIGDLQAKLTSIKEKGRDKLKEGRLYEDEIDQCTKYTDTHLQALKDEVDSIINEAINTDKVKEKMEADKINQAFDDQNQVLEEEIIKINEKIRKNNEERDKQLELIHTNAQIRQRHMDNKKIGLHRDIDNIVKEKDRKIRELMKSLQDYTKTLENAIQTIDTVLEDDKNIVKDGHSVNMSVSDKLKKRLYKNDVKQITDRISGVRFMKGVRKEKYDGRIGGYDGKWMLSDSVKDEIKVPLIVGCLDECNVIITDLASGSQHTYTLDINTKHIQRVITGTDTSCVFSCALLNDDKLVCGRWCRGCTGDSLTGCISVYDRQWMRINDVTIPRNTTRDTSSVYVAVDRDGMIIAAEWGQSRIYVINPADCKIVNTIKCKEDVLMRGVLSSGHIIAKSDPPGKRVLIIDRQGGQRKFPHSDVILNVSVDPVTDDLYVVTSDDEYKTCVIDQVMSGSEVKKRRVTSFPLSNRMTNQWTVELRRYLLVSSRVMISSSGKIIACDGDSILVFEKRLTF, from the coding sequence ATGGCAGGTAACTTCACCCCAGACCAACAATGTGAAGGAAAGGAGTGTCAATCAATGACAGATGTGACGTACTACgtagaggagaagaagagactCTGTGATAACTGCGCCTCTAAAGAAGGATGTATCACAAGAGTTAAAAGAGgtgaaacaaatattcattgtgaagaacatgatgaaaaggtaaaattatattgtaaaagTCATGCTAAAGCATTATGTGCTTTTTGTGTAGTAGATCATTTAGACCCATGTGTGCGACAAAATATGGATGTCGCAATTGGAGACCTTCAAGCAAAACTTACAagtataaaagaaaaaggaagggacaaattaaaagaaggtcgtctttatgaagatgaaattgatCAATGCACGAAGTACACAGACACCCATCTACAAGCTTTGAAAGATGAAGTTGATTCCATAATCAATGAGGCGATCAATACAGATAAAGTCAAAGAGAAGATGGAGGCTGACAAAATCAACCAAGCTTTTGATGATCAGAATCAAGTACTTGAAGAAGAGATTATTAAGATTAATGAAAAGATTCGAAAGAACaatgaagagagagataaaCAACTAGAATTAATCCATACAAATGCACAGATTAGACAAAGACACATGGACAATAAGAAGATTGGTCTTCATAGAGACATTGATAACATTGTTAAAGAGAAGGATAGGAAGATCAGAGAGTTGATGAAATCATTGCAGGATTACACAAAAACATTAGAGAATGCAATACAGACCATAGATACAGTACTAGAAGACgataaaaacattgttaaagaCGGTCATAGTGTGAACATGTCAGTGAGTGATAAACTAAAGAAACGACTTTATAAGAATGATGTGAAACAAATCACTGATAGAATATCAGGTGTGAGGTTTATGAAGGGTGTTAGGAAAGAGAAGTATGATGGTAGGATTGGTGGGTATGATGGCAAGTGGATGCTCAGTGATAGTGTCAAAGATGAAATCAAAGTCCCACTTATTGTTGGCTGCTTAGATGAATGTAATGTGATCATCACCGACTTGGCGTCAGGTAGCCAGCATACATACACATTAGATATAAACACTAAACACATCCAGAGAGTGATTACAGGTACTGATACATCATGTGTTTTCTCCTGCGCattactgaatgatgacaagtTAGTGTGCGGTAGATGGTGTAGAGGTTGTACAGGGGACAGTTTGACTGGATGCATCAGTGTGTATGACAGACAATGGATGCGcatcaatgacgtcacaataccaaGAAACACAACGCGCGATACATCATCGGTGTATGTAGCTGTTGACCGTGATGGGATGATCATCGCTGCTGAGTGGGGTCAGTCTAGGATATACGTCATCAACCCAGCTGATTGTAAGATCGTGAATACCATAAAATGTAAAGAGGATGTACTGATGCGAGGTGTGCTATCATCAGGTCATATTATCGCTAAATCTGACCCTCCTGGTAAGAGAGTACTAATCATAGACCGACAGGGTGGTCAAAGGAAATTCCCCCACAGTGATGTCATCTTGAATGTCAGTGTTGATCCTGTAACAGACGACCTCTACGTTGTGACATCAGATGATGAGTACAAGACGTGTGTGATTGATCAGGTGATGAGTGGGAGTGAAGTGAAGAAGAGAAGAGTGACGTCATTCCCTCTTTCAAATAGAATGACTAATCAATGGACTGTGGAGCTTAGGCGATATCTCCTTGTATCATCTCGTGTAATGATCTCATCATCAGGCAAGATAATTGCTTGTGACGGAGATAGTATCCTCGTATTCGAAAAGAGACTCACGTTCTAA